The genomic interval TCAAGACAGTAAACCGCACCTTTTTTAAGGTACGATTGCATCCTCTTGAATTCTGTCATTTTTTATCCTTCTGATTTTCGGCTATTGCGTATGGATGACTACCGCTCACCCCGGACACCCCCAACTTTTCAGGACACCAGGCCGCGAGCCCTCAGTGTCAGCGAACTGAACCACCAGGCCCGACACCTTCTGGAATCCAGCTTTATGCAGGTGTGGGTGGAGGGTGAGATCTCGGGCCTGTCCCGACCCTCTTCGGGCCACTGGTACTTTTCCCTGAAAGATCGCAAATGCCAGGTTCGCTGCGCAATGTTCCGGGGTTTTAACCAGCGCATTCGCGAAATACCAAAGGAAGGCGACCAGATCCGAATTCGCGGCAAGGTCACCCTGTACGAGAACCGCGGTGATTTTCAGATCATTGTCGAGCATCTGGAACCGGCGGGACTGGGTGAACTTCAGCAGGCCTATGAAGAACTGAAGCGCAAATTGCAGGGCGAGGGTCTGTTTGACGCCGCCAGAAAGAAACCGCTTCCACCCACACCCAGGCACATCGGCGTTGTCACCTCGCCGACCGGCGCCGCCATCCACGATATCCTGACGGTACTGGCCCGCCGCTGCCCCGCCATTCCGGTTACGCTCTACCCGACTGCGGTTCAGGGCAAGGCCGCAACCGGCGACATCGTTCAGGCCATTGAGCGAGCGCAGAGCCACGGCGTGGCCGATGTTCTGATCATTGGTCGGGGCGGCGGTTCCCTCGAAGACCTCTGGTGCTTCAACGAAGAGGTGGTGGCACGCGCCATTGCCAACTGCCCGATCCCCACGGTCAGTGCGGTCGGCCACGAGGTGGATGTCACCATCGCCGATTTCGTTGCTGATCTGCGCGCACCAACCCCCTCTGCGGCGGCCGAAAAGATCTCTCCGGATCAGCGGGACTGGCTGCGCCAACTCAACGAACGCGAACTCCGGCTGGCGAATGCCGCCCGGCGCGCGCTGAAGCGATTCGGCACCGAACTGGAGCATCTGGGCGCGCGACTCAGGGACCCGCGGCGCGACCTACTCGAAAAGGCTCAGCGGATGGATGATCTGGATCTGCGCCTGATGCAGGCCATCAGTCAACGTCTCGGGGGGCTGACCGTGCACAGTGAAAACCTGGGGCAACGGCTGATGACGCAGTCACCGGGGCGCCGGCTCGCAGATAGCCAGAATGCCTTGGCGCGCGTTTCGGAAAAATTGAATTCAACTATCCAGATGCAACTGAAGCAGCGCCAGGATCAATTTGAGCACGTCGCCCAAACACTCAACTTGGTTAGCCCCCTGGCCACCCTGGGGCGCGGTTACGCCATCGTTCGCGATGCCGACGGCAACATTGTGCGCGACGCCTCAGGCCTTGCCCCCGGCGACCGGATCAACGCCCGAACAGCTCGGGGCGAGATCGCCGCGGACGTCACCGGCGTTGAGTTGCCAGCCGAATAACCAGCGCAGATCACGACTAAGCCAATGGTCTACTAGTCCATGATTTCAAACGGCCTAGAGTTGTTACGTCAGTCAATAAAACAACAATAGGCCCAGTGAGGTGGAACGCATGGACTACCACTCAGAATTTCGCCGGTCGATTCACCGGCGGGAAGACTTCTGGCGCGAGCAGGCGGAACAGATTGAATGGATTCAGCCCCCCGGGACCATCTGGACACCCACCGATAGCGGCCAGGGCCAGTGGTTTCCGGACGGCATCCTGAACAGTTCCGATGTCGCCCTGGACGCCAACATCCGTGCCGGACGTGGCGACCAGACCGCACTGATCTACGATTCCCCGGTTACCAATACCCAGCAAACTTTCTCGTACAACGAACTGACCGACTCCGTGGCCAGGTTTGCCGGCGCGCTCAAGAACCAGGGCATCGAAAAAGGCGACCGGGTGATCATCTACATGCCGATGATTCCCGAGGCGGTGATCGCCATGCTGGGGTGCGCCCGCATCGGCGCGGTTCATTGTGTTGTTTTTGGTGGTTTTGCCGCCCATGAGCTAGCCGTGCGGATTGACGATGCGTTACCCAAGGCGGTGGTCACCGCCTCCTGCGGCATCGAAATCAATCGGGTGATCGAGTACAAGCCCCTGGTCGACAAGGCTATTGAGCAGGCGGCTCACAAGCCCGAGCATTGCATCGTGTACCAGCGCCCTGAGGCAAAAGCGCAGTTACAGTCCGGGCGTGACTGGGACTGGAATAAGCTCATGGCCAAGGCCCAGCCAGAGCAGCCGGTGCCGGTGAAATCCACCGATCCGCTGTACATCCTTTACACCTCAGGCACTACCGGTAAGCCGAAGGGCGTGGTCAGGGACAATGGCGGCCACGCTGTCGCCCTGAACTACAGCATGAAGCTGGTTTACGATGCCAATCCCGGCGACGTTTACTGGGCTGCTTCGGATGTAGGCTGGGTGGTGGGCCACAGCTACATTGTCTACGGCCCCCTATTCGCAGGCTGCACCACCATTCTCTACGAAGGCAAACCGGTAAAAACCCCGGATGCCGGTGCGTTCTGGCGGGTGGTTCAAGAGCATCAGGTGAACCTGCTGTTCACAGCACCGACCGCGTTCCGTGCCGTGCGCAAGGAAGACCCTGAGGCCGACCAGCTCGGCCAGTACGATATCAGCTCATTGAAGCGCATCTTCCTGGCGGGCGAACGGCTGGACCCGCCGACCTATGACTGGCTCCGTGAACACACCAACCTGCCCATTCTTGATCACTGGTGGCAAACCGAAACCGGCTGGGCAATCTGCTGCAATCCGGTGGGCATCGAAATGATGCTCACCAAACCGGGCTCGGCCACCGTACCCTCACCAGGCTTCGATGTGCAGGTTGTCGACCCGAAAGGCCAGCAAATGCCCGCAGGCGAACAGGGCCAGATAGCGGTCAAACTCCCCCTACCACCAGGCTGCCTGCTGACCGTCTGGGGTGACGACGAACGGTTCCACAAGAGCTACCTGGCCCCTATCCCCGGCTTTTACAGCTCCGGCGACGGAGGCTTTGTTGACGAAGATGGCTATGTCTTTGTCATGGGCCGCACCGATGATGTCATCAACGTTGCAGGTCACCGGCTGTCCACGGGCGAAATGGAAGAGGTGGTTGCCTCGCATCCTGCTATTGCCGAATGCTGCGTCGTTGGTGCCCATGACGACATGAGAGGCCAGGTACCGGTGGGGCTGGTACTGATCAAAGACGGTGCAACCATTGAGCACGACGAGCTTGAAGACGAGCTGATCGAGATGGTTCGGGACAAAATTGGTGCTATAGCCTGCTTCCGCCGGGCCATGGTGGTTGAGCGGCTGCCCAAGACCCGGTCTGGCAAGATACTGCGCCGGGTCATCCGACAGATTGCCGACGGCGAAGAGTACACGGTGCCAAGCACCATTGATGACCCCGCTATACTGGATGAGATCAGCACGCAGTTCCGACGCTGACCCTGAGCCAGGAAAAGAACTCCGGGCCTTACCCAAAGGCCCGGAGTGTCCCTATGCCCGC from Marinobacter sp. LA51 carries:
- a CDS encoding propionyl-CoA synthetase; amino-acid sequence: MDYHSEFRRSIHRREDFWREQAEQIEWIQPPGTIWTPTDSGQGQWFPDGILNSSDVALDANIRAGRGDQTALIYDSPVTNTQQTFSYNELTDSVARFAGALKNQGIEKGDRVIIYMPMIPEAVIAMLGCARIGAVHCVVFGGFAAHELAVRIDDALPKAVVTASCGIEINRVIEYKPLVDKAIEQAAHKPEHCIVYQRPEAKAQLQSGRDWDWNKLMAKAQPEQPVPVKSTDPLYILYTSGTTGKPKGVVRDNGGHAVALNYSMKLVYDANPGDVYWAASDVGWVVGHSYIVYGPLFAGCTTILYEGKPVKTPDAGAFWRVVQEHQVNLLFTAPTAFRAVRKEDPEADQLGQYDISSLKRIFLAGERLDPPTYDWLREHTNLPILDHWWQTETGWAICCNPVGIEMMLTKPGSATVPSPGFDVQVVDPKGQQMPAGEQGQIAVKLPLPPGCLLTVWGDDERFHKSYLAPIPGFYSSGDGGFVDEDGYVFVMGRTDDVINVAGHRLSTGEMEEVVASHPAIAECCVVGAHDDMRGQVPVGLVLIKDGATIEHDELEDELIEMVRDKIGAIACFRRAMVVERLPKTRSGKILRRVIRQIADGEEYTVPSTIDDPAILDEISTQFRR
- the xseA gene encoding exodeoxyribonuclease VII large subunit, translating into MDDYRSPRTPPTFQDTRPRALSVSELNHQARHLLESSFMQVWVEGEISGLSRPSSGHWYFSLKDRKCQVRCAMFRGFNQRIREIPKEGDQIRIRGKVTLYENRGDFQIIVEHLEPAGLGELQQAYEELKRKLQGEGLFDAARKKPLPPTPRHIGVVTSPTGAAIHDILTVLARRCPAIPVTLYPTAVQGKAATGDIVQAIERAQSHGVADVLIIGRGGGSLEDLWCFNEEVVARAIANCPIPTVSAVGHEVDVTIADFVADLRAPTPSAAAEKISPDQRDWLRQLNERELRLANAARRALKRFGTELEHLGARLRDPRRDLLEKAQRMDDLDLRLMQAISQRLGGLTVHSENLGQRLMTQSPGRRLADSQNALARVSEKLNSTIQMQLKQRQDQFEHVAQTLNLVSPLATLGRGYAIVRDADGNIVRDASGLAPGDRINARTARGEIAADVTGVELPAE